In Marinobacter sp. es.048, the following proteins share a genomic window:
- a CDS encoding YebG family protein codes for MAVQAVYFSDRDGLDMALKNPETMLFTSKAEADARDKVLELAEEIQVFLGRKVEGLGDDLAERCAMAIAEDKDLFQKALKKPELLNAEQE; via the coding sequence ATGGCAGTACAAGCAGTCTACTTTTCTGATAGGGACGGCCTGGATATGGCACTGAAGAATCCTGAGACGATGCTGTTCACATCAAAAGCCGAAGCCGACGCCCGCGATAAGGTGCTCGAGCTGGCCGAGGAAATCCAGGTATTCCTGGGCCGCAAGGTGGAGGGCCTGGGAGACGATCTGGCTGAGCGCTGCGCCATGGCCATCGCCGAGGACAAAGACCTGTTCCAGAAGGCGCTCAAGAAGCCTGAGTTGCTGAACGCAGAACAGGAATAG
- a CDS encoding beta-ketoacyl-ACP synthase III produces MTFARITGTGSYLPDNIVTNKDLEKMVDTTDQWIRERTGIERRHIAIEGQTTVDLAEQAAKNAIDAAGIKAEDIDLIVFATSTPDKIFPSSACILQARLGIHGCPAFDIQAVCSGFVYALATAEKFIKTGSSKKALVIGAEVFSRIINWEDRGTCVLFGDGAGAVILEADDETGILSTHIHADGQYADLLHVPCGIADGYDQVKAGRAFVEMKGNEVFKVAVNTLGKIVDETLAANQMQKSEIDWLVPHQANLRIISATAKKLNMSMDQVVVTVNEHGNTSAASIPLALDVAVRDGRIKRNEVLLLEAFGGGFTWGSALLRY; encoded by the coding sequence ATGACCTTTGCACGAATTACCGGCACCGGTTCTTACCTGCCTGACAATATTGTTACTAATAAAGACCTTGAGAAAATGGTCGACACCACCGACCAGTGGATTCGCGAGCGCACGGGAATCGAAAGGCGCCATATTGCCATCGAAGGTCAGACCACGGTGGATCTTGCCGAGCAGGCCGCAAAGAACGCCATCGACGCAGCAGGCATCAAGGCGGAAGACATTGATCTGATCGTATTTGCCACCTCTACGCCAGACAAGATCTTCCCGAGCTCCGCATGCATCCTCCAGGCGCGCCTGGGCATTCATGGCTGCCCTGCCTTCGACATTCAGGCTGTCTGCAGTGGATTTGTTTACGCCCTGGCAACGGCGGAGAAGTTCATCAAGACCGGAAGCAGCAAGAAGGCTCTGGTTATCGGCGCTGAGGTTTTCTCTCGCATTATTAACTGGGAAGACCGCGGGACATGCGTCCTGTTCGGCGATGGTGCCGGCGCGGTGATCCTGGAAGCCGATGACGAAACCGGCATCCTTTCGACCCATATTCACGCCGATGGCCAGTATGCCGATTTGCTTCACGTACCCTGCGGCATTGCCGATGGCTACGATCAGGTCAAGGCCGGCCGCGCATTTGTGGAAATGAAAGGCAACGAAGTGTTCAAGGTAGCGGTCAACACCTTGGGCAAGATTGTCGACGAAACCCTGGCGGCTAACCAGATGCAGAAATCGGAGATCGACTGGCTGGTTCCGCACCAGGCCAACCTCCGAATCATCTCTGCTACGGCAAAGAAACTGAACATGTCCATGGACCAGGTTGTGGTAACGGTTAATGAGCACGGCAACACCTCGGCTGCGTCCATTCCCCTGGCCCTTGATGTTGCCGTTCGTGACGGACGAATCAAGCGCAACGAAGTACTTCTGCTGGAAGCCTTTGGCGGCGGCTTCACATGGGGTTCGGCCCTGCTCAGGTACTGA
- a CDS encoding YdcH family protein, translating into MGISSHELHREFPQYKDLIQELKSNDLKFHEKLQEYTELDHEIEGLEKRDSPIGDDKLHRMKQKRAQLKDDLYQVLISNAKAS; encoded by the coding sequence ATGGGCATTTCCAGCCACGAGCTTCACCGAGAATTCCCCCAGTACAAAGACCTTATTCAAGAGCTCAAGAGCAATGATCTGAAGTTTCATGAAAAGCTTCAGGAGTACACGGAGCTTGATCACGAAATTGAAGGGCTGGAAAAGCGGGACTCTCCCATTGGCGACGACAAATTGCACCGCATGAAACAGAAGCGGGCACAGCTCAAGGACGATCTTTACCAGGTACTGATTTCAAACGCCAAGGCTTCATAA